One genomic window of Macaca mulatta isolate MMU2019108-1 chromosome 8, T2T-MMU8v2.0, whole genome shotgun sequence includes the following:
- the NRBP2 gene encoding nuclear receptor-binding protein 2 isoform X7 has translation MAAPEPAPRLAREREREDESEDESDILEESPCGRWQKRREEVNQGNMPGLQSTFLAMDTEEGVEVVWNELHFRDRKAFAAHEEKIQTVFEQLVLVDHPNIVKLHKYWLDTSEACARVIFITEYVSSGSLKQFLKKTKKNHKAMNARAWKRWCTQILSALSFLHACSPPIIHGNLTSDTIFIQHNGLIKIGSVWHRIFSNALPHDLRSPIRAEREELRNLHFFPPEYGEVADGTAVDIFSFGMCALEMAVLEIQANGDTRVTEEAIARARHSLSDPNMREFILCCLARDPARRPSAHSLLFHRVLFEVHSLKLLAAHCFIQHQYLMPENVVEEKTKAVDLHAVLAELPRPRRPPLQWRYSEVSFMELDKFLEDVRNGIYPLMNFAATRPLGLPRVLAPPLEEVQKAKTPTPEPFDSETRKVIQMQCNLERSEDKARWHLTLLLVLEDRLHRQLTYDLLPTDSPQDLASELVHYGFLHEDDRMKLAAFLESTFLKYRGAQA, from the exons ATGGCGGCCCCTGAACCGGCGCCGAGGCTGGCCCGGGAGCGGGAGCGGGAGGACGAGAGCGAGGACGAGAGCGACATCCTGGAGGAGAGCCCGTGTGGTCGCTGGCAAAAGCGGCGGGAGGAG GTAAACCAGGGGAACATGCCAGGGCTTCAAAGCACCTTCCTAGCCATGGACACGGAGGAGGGGGTAGAGGTGGTGTGGAACGAGCTCCACTTCAGAGACAGAAAGGCCTTCGCGGCGCACGAG gaGAAGATCCAGACTGTGTTTGAGCAGCTGGTGCTGGTGGACCACCCCAACATCGTGAAGTTGCACAAGTATTGGCTGGATACCTCCGAGGCCTGCGCGAGG GTCATCTTCATCACAGAGTACGTGTCATCAGGCAGCCTCAagcaattcctcaaaaaaaccAAGAAGAACCACAAGGCCATGAACGCCCGG GCCTGGAAGCGCTGGTGCACGCAGATCCTGTCCGCGCTCAG CTTCCTGCACGCCTGCAGCCCCCCGATCATTCACGGGAACCTGACCAGCGACACCATCTTCATTCAGCACAATGGCCTCATCAAGATCGGCTCTG TGTGGCACCGAATCTTCTCCAATG CGCTGCCGCATGATCTCCGAAGCCCCATCCGCGCTGAGCGAGAGGAACTTCGGAACCTGCACTTCTTCCCCCCAGAGTACGGCG AGGTGGCCGATGGGACCGCTGTGGACATCTTCTCCTTTGGGATGTGTGCGCTGGAG ATGGCTGTGCTGGAGATCCAGGCCAACGGGGACACCCGGGTCACAGAGGAGGCCATTGCTCGTGCCAGGCACTCACTGAGTGACCCCAACATGCGG GAGTTCATCCTTTGCTGCCTGGCCCGGGACCCTGCCCGCCGGCCCTCTGCCCACAGCCTCCTCTTCCACCGCGTGCTCTTCGAGGTGCACTCGCTGAAGCTCCTAGCAGCCCACTGCTTTATCCAGCACCAGT ACCTCATGCCTGAGAACGTAGTGGAGGAGAAGACCAAGGCGGTGGACCTGCACGCAGTCTTGGCGGAGCTTCCCCGGCCCCGCAGGCCCCCGCTGCAGTGGCG GTACTCGGAAGTCTCCTTCATGGAGCTGGACAAATTCCTGGAGGATGTCAG GAATGGGATCTACCCACTGATGAACTTTGCAGCCACTCGGCCCCTGGGGCTGCCCCGGGTGCTAGCCCCACCCCTGGAGGAGGTCCAAAAGGCCAAGACCCCGACGCCAGAGCCCTTTGACTCTGAGACTAGGAAG GTCATCCAGATGCAGTGCAACCTGGAGAGAAGCGAGGACAAGGCGCGCTGGCAT CTCACTTTGCTTCTGGTGCTGGAGGACCGGCTGCACCGGCAGCTGACCTACGACCTGCTCCCAA CGGACAGCCCTCAGGACCTCGCCTCGGAGCTTGTGCACTACGGCTTCCTCCATGAG GACGACCGGATGAAGCTGGCCGCCTTCCTGGAGAGCACCTTCCTGAAGTACCGTGGGGCCCAGGCCTGA
- the NRBP2 gene encoding nuclear receptor-binding protein 2 isoform X4 → MAAPEPAPRLAREREREDESEDESDILEESPCGRWQKRREEVNQGNMPGLQSTFLAMDTEEGVEVVWNELHFRDRKAFAAHEEKIQTVFEQLVLVDHPNIVKLHKYWLDTSEACARVIFITEYVSSGSLKQFLKKTKKNHKAMNARAWKRWCTQILSALSFLHACSPPIIHGNLTSDTIFIQHNGLIKIGSVWHRIFSNGKCGLWGMGSWRGPARSAFAPSTALPHDLRSPIRAEREELRNLHFFPPEYGEVADGTAVDIFSFGMCALEMAVLEIQANGDTRVTEEAIARARHSLSDPNMREFILCCLARDPARRPSAHSLLFHRVLFEVHSLKLLAAHCFIQHQYLMPENVVEEKTKAVDLHAVLAELPRPRRPPLQWRYSEVSFMELDKFLEDVRNGIYPLMNFAATRPLGLPRVLAPPLEEVQKAKTPTPEPFDSETRKVIQMQCNLERSEDKARWHLTLLLVLEDRLHRQLTYDLLPTDSPQDLASELVHYGFLHEDDRMKLAAFLESTFLKYRGAQA, encoded by the exons ATGGCGGCCCCTGAACCGGCGCCGAGGCTGGCCCGGGAGCGGGAGCGGGAGGACGAGAGCGAGGACGAGAGCGACATCCTGGAGGAGAGCCCGTGTGGTCGCTGGCAAAAGCGGCGGGAGGAG GTAAACCAGGGGAACATGCCAGGGCTTCAAAGCACCTTCCTAGCCATGGACACGGAGGAGGGGGTAGAGGTGGTGTGGAACGAGCTCCACTTCAGAGACAGAAAGGCCTTCGCGGCGCACGAG gaGAAGATCCAGACTGTGTTTGAGCAGCTGGTGCTGGTGGACCACCCCAACATCGTGAAGTTGCACAAGTATTGGCTGGATACCTCCGAGGCCTGCGCGAGG GTCATCTTCATCACAGAGTACGTGTCATCAGGCAGCCTCAagcaattcctcaaaaaaaccAAGAAGAACCACAAGGCCATGAACGCCCGG GCCTGGAAGCGCTGGTGCACGCAGATCCTGTCCGCGCTCAG CTTCCTGCACGCCTGCAGCCCCCCGATCATTCACGGGAACCTGACCAGCGACACCATCTTCATTCAGCACAATGGCCTCATCAAGATCGGCTCTG TGTGGCACCGAATCTTCTCCAATGGTAAGTGCGGACTCTGGGGGATGGGGTCCTGGAGAGGTCCCGCCCGCTCAGCCTTTGCGCCCTCCACAGCGCTGCCGCATGATCTCCGAAGCCCCATCCGCGCTGAGCGAGAGGAACTTCGGAACCTGCACTTCTTCCCCCCAGAGTACGGCG AGGTGGCCGATGGGACCGCTGTGGACATCTTCTCCTTTGGGATGTGTGCGCTGGAG ATGGCTGTGCTGGAGATCCAGGCCAACGGGGACACCCGGGTCACAGAGGAGGCCATTGCTCGTGCCAGGCACTCACTGAGTGACCCCAACATGCGG GAGTTCATCCTTTGCTGCCTGGCCCGGGACCCTGCCCGCCGGCCCTCTGCCCACAGCCTCCTCTTCCACCGCGTGCTCTTCGAGGTGCACTCGCTGAAGCTCCTAGCAGCCCACTGCTTTATCCAGCACCAGT ACCTCATGCCTGAGAACGTAGTGGAGGAGAAGACCAAGGCGGTGGACCTGCACGCAGTCTTGGCGGAGCTTCCCCGGCCCCGCAGGCCCCCGCTGCAGTGGCG GTACTCGGAAGTCTCCTTCATGGAGCTGGACAAATTCCTGGAGGATGTCAG GAATGGGATCTACCCACTGATGAACTTTGCAGCCACTCGGCCCCTGGGGCTGCCCCGGGTGCTAGCCCCACCCCTGGAGGAGGTCCAAAAGGCCAAGACCCCGACGCCAGAGCCCTTTGACTCTGAGACTAGGAAG GTCATCCAGATGCAGTGCAACCTGGAGAGAAGCGAGGACAAGGCGCGCTGGCAT CTCACTTTGCTTCTGGTGCTGGAGGACCGGCTGCACCGGCAGCTGACCTACGACCTGCTCCCAA CGGACAGCCCTCAGGACCTCGCCTCGGAGCTTGTGCACTACGGCTTCCTCCATGAG GACGACCGGATGAAGCTGGCCGCCTTCCTGGAGAGCACCTTCCTGAAGTACCGTGGGGCCCAGGCCTGA
- the NRBP2 gene encoding nuclear receptor-binding protein 2 isoform X8: MAAPEPAPRLAREREREDESEDESDILEESPCGRWQKRREEVNQGNMPGLQSTFLAMDTEEGVEVVWNELHFRDRKAFAAHEEKIQTVFEQLVLVDHPNIVKLHKYWLDTSEACARVIFITEYVSSGSLKQFLKKTKKNHKAMNARAWKRWCTQILSALSFLHACSPPIIHGNLTSDTIFIQHNGLIKIGSAFAPSTALPHDLRSPIRAEREELRNLHFFPPEYGEVADGTAVDIFSFGMCALEMAVLEIQANGDTRVTEEAIARARHSLSDPNMREFILCCLARDPARRPSAHSLLFHRVLFEVHSLKLLAAHCFIQHQYLMPENVVEEKTKAVDLHAVLAELPRPRRPPLQWRYSEVSFMELDKFLEDVRNGIYPLMNFAATRPLGLPRVLAPPLEEVQKAKTPTPEPFDSETRKVIQMQCNLERSEDKARWHLTLLLVLEDRLHRQLTYDLLPTDSPQDLASELVHYGFLHEDDRMKLAAFLESTFLKYRGAQA, encoded by the exons ATGGCGGCCCCTGAACCGGCGCCGAGGCTGGCCCGGGAGCGGGAGCGGGAGGACGAGAGCGAGGACGAGAGCGACATCCTGGAGGAGAGCCCGTGTGGTCGCTGGCAAAAGCGGCGGGAGGAG GTAAACCAGGGGAACATGCCAGGGCTTCAAAGCACCTTCCTAGCCATGGACACGGAGGAGGGGGTAGAGGTGGTGTGGAACGAGCTCCACTTCAGAGACAGAAAGGCCTTCGCGGCGCACGAG gaGAAGATCCAGACTGTGTTTGAGCAGCTGGTGCTGGTGGACCACCCCAACATCGTGAAGTTGCACAAGTATTGGCTGGATACCTCCGAGGCCTGCGCGAGG GTCATCTTCATCACAGAGTACGTGTCATCAGGCAGCCTCAagcaattcctcaaaaaaaccAAGAAGAACCACAAGGCCATGAACGCCCGG GCCTGGAAGCGCTGGTGCACGCAGATCCTGTCCGCGCTCAG CTTCCTGCACGCCTGCAGCCCCCCGATCATTCACGGGAACCTGACCAGCGACACCATCTTCATTCAGCACAATGGCCTCATCAAGATCGGCTCTG CCTTTGCGCCCTCCACAGCGCTGCCGCATGATCTCCGAAGCCCCATCCGCGCTGAGCGAGAGGAACTTCGGAACCTGCACTTCTTCCCCCCAGAGTACGGCG AGGTGGCCGATGGGACCGCTGTGGACATCTTCTCCTTTGGGATGTGTGCGCTGGAG ATGGCTGTGCTGGAGATCCAGGCCAACGGGGACACCCGGGTCACAGAGGAGGCCATTGCTCGTGCCAGGCACTCACTGAGTGACCCCAACATGCGG GAGTTCATCCTTTGCTGCCTGGCCCGGGACCCTGCCCGCCGGCCCTCTGCCCACAGCCTCCTCTTCCACCGCGTGCTCTTCGAGGTGCACTCGCTGAAGCTCCTAGCAGCCCACTGCTTTATCCAGCACCAGT ACCTCATGCCTGAGAACGTAGTGGAGGAGAAGACCAAGGCGGTGGACCTGCACGCAGTCTTGGCGGAGCTTCCCCGGCCCCGCAGGCCCCCGCTGCAGTGGCG GTACTCGGAAGTCTCCTTCATGGAGCTGGACAAATTCCTGGAGGATGTCAG GAATGGGATCTACCCACTGATGAACTTTGCAGCCACTCGGCCCCTGGGGCTGCCCCGGGTGCTAGCCCCACCCCTGGAGGAGGTCCAAAAGGCCAAGACCCCGACGCCAGAGCCCTTTGACTCTGAGACTAGGAAG GTCATCCAGATGCAGTGCAACCTGGAGAGAAGCGAGGACAAGGCGCGCTGGCAT CTCACTTTGCTTCTGGTGCTGGAGGACCGGCTGCACCGGCAGCTGACCTACGACCTGCTCCCAA CGGACAGCCCTCAGGACCTCGCCTCGGAGCTTGTGCACTACGGCTTCCTCCATGAG GACGACCGGATGAAGCTGGCCGCCTTCCTGGAGAGCACCTTCCTGAAGTACCGTGGGGCCCAGGCCTGA
- the NRBP2 gene encoding nuclear receptor-binding protein 2 isoform X2: MAAPEPAPRLAREREREDESEDESDILEESPCGRWQKRREEVNQGNMPGLQSTFLAMDTEEGVEVVWNELHFRDRKAFAAHEEKIQTVFEQLVLVDHPNIVKLHKYWLDTSEACARVIFITEYVSSGSLKQFLKKTKKNHKAMNARAWKRWCTQILSALSFLHACSPPIIHGNLTSDTIFIQHNGLIKIGSVWHRIFSNGKCGLWGMGSWRGPARSAFAPSTALPHDLRSPIRAEREELRNLHFFPPEYGEVADGTAVDIFSFGMCALEMAVLEIQANGDTRVTEEAIARARHSLSDPNMREFILCCLARDPARRPSAHSLLFHRVLFEVHSLKLLAAHCFIQHQYLMPENVVEEKTKAVDLHAVLAELPRPRRPPLQWRYSEVSFMELDKFLEDVRNGIYPLMNFAATRPLGLPRVLAPPLEEVQKAKTPTPEPFDSETRKVIQMQCNLERSEDKARWHVSGAWEGSAAVGKAGAWQTPKPPADHAPPPPQLTLLLVLEDRLHRQLTYDLLPTDSPQDLASELVHYGFLHEDDRMKLAAFLESTFLKYRGAQA; this comes from the exons ATGGCGGCCCCTGAACCGGCGCCGAGGCTGGCCCGGGAGCGGGAGCGGGAGGACGAGAGCGAGGACGAGAGCGACATCCTGGAGGAGAGCCCGTGTGGTCGCTGGCAAAAGCGGCGGGAGGAG GTAAACCAGGGGAACATGCCAGGGCTTCAAAGCACCTTCCTAGCCATGGACACGGAGGAGGGGGTAGAGGTGGTGTGGAACGAGCTCCACTTCAGAGACAGAAAGGCCTTCGCGGCGCACGAG gaGAAGATCCAGACTGTGTTTGAGCAGCTGGTGCTGGTGGACCACCCCAACATCGTGAAGTTGCACAAGTATTGGCTGGATACCTCCGAGGCCTGCGCGAGG GTCATCTTCATCACAGAGTACGTGTCATCAGGCAGCCTCAagcaattcctcaaaaaaaccAAGAAGAACCACAAGGCCATGAACGCCCGG GCCTGGAAGCGCTGGTGCACGCAGATCCTGTCCGCGCTCAG CTTCCTGCACGCCTGCAGCCCCCCGATCATTCACGGGAACCTGACCAGCGACACCATCTTCATTCAGCACAATGGCCTCATCAAGATCGGCTCTG TGTGGCACCGAATCTTCTCCAATGGTAAGTGCGGACTCTGGGGGATGGGGTCCTGGAGAGGTCCCGCCCGCTCAGCCTTTGCGCCCTCCACAGCGCTGCCGCATGATCTCCGAAGCCCCATCCGCGCTGAGCGAGAGGAACTTCGGAACCTGCACTTCTTCCCCCCAGAGTACGGCG AGGTGGCCGATGGGACCGCTGTGGACATCTTCTCCTTTGGGATGTGTGCGCTGGAG ATGGCTGTGCTGGAGATCCAGGCCAACGGGGACACCCGGGTCACAGAGGAGGCCATTGCTCGTGCCAGGCACTCACTGAGTGACCCCAACATGCGG GAGTTCATCCTTTGCTGCCTGGCCCGGGACCCTGCCCGCCGGCCCTCTGCCCACAGCCTCCTCTTCCACCGCGTGCTCTTCGAGGTGCACTCGCTGAAGCTCCTAGCAGCCCACTGCTTTATCCAGCACCAGT ACCTCATGCCTGAGAACGTAGTGGAGGAGAAGACCAAGGCGGTGGACCTGCACGCAGTCTTGGCGGAGCTTCCCCGGCCCCGCAGGCCCCCGCTGCAGTGGCG GTACTCGGAAGTCTCCTTCATGGAGCTGGACAAATTCCTGGAGGATGTCAG GAATGGGATCTACCCACTGATGAACTTTGCAGCCACTCGGCCCCTGGGGCTGCCCCGGGTGCTAGCCCCACCCCTGGAGGAGGTCCAAAAGGCCAAGACCCCGACGCCAGAGCCCTTTGACTCTGAGACTAGGAAG GTCATCCAGATGCAGTGCAACCTGGAGAGAAGCGAGGACAAGGCGCGCTGGCATGTGAGCGGGGCCTGGGAGGGCAGCGCTGCTGTGGGGAAGGCGGGAGCGTGGCAGACCCCCAAACCTCCAGCCGACCACGCCCCGCCGCCTCCCCAGCTCACTTTGCTTCTGGTGCTGGAGGACCGGCTGCACCGGCAGCTGACCTACGACCTGCTCCCAA CGGACAGCCCTCAGGACCTCGCCTCGGAGCTTGTGCACTACGGCTTCCTCCATGAG GACGACCGGATGAAGCTGGCCGCCTTCCTGGAGAGCACCTTCCTGAAGTACCGTGGGGCCCAGGCCTGA
- the NRBP2 gene encoding nuclear receptor-binding protein 2 isoform X3 has product MAAPEPAPRLAREREREDESEDESDILEESPCGRWQKRREEVNQGNMPGLQSTFLAMDTEEGVEVVWNELHFRDRKAFAAHEEKIQTVFEQLVLVDHPNIVKLHKYWLDTSEACARVIFITEYVSSGSLKQFLKKTKKNHKAMNARAWKRWCTQILSALSFLHACSPPIIHGNLTSDTIFIQHNGLIKIGSVWHRIFSNGKCGLWGMGSWRGPARSAFAPSTALPHDLRSPIRAEREELRNLHFFPPEYGEVADGTAVDIFSFGMCALEMAVLEIQANGDTRVTEEAIARARHSLSDPNMREFILCCLARDPARRPSAHSLLFHRVLFEVHSLKLLAAHCFIQHQYLMPENVVEEKTKAVDLHAVLAELPRPRRPPLQWRYSEVSFMELDKFLEDVRNGIYPLMNFAATRPLGLPRVLAPPLEEVQKAKTPTPEPFDSETRKVIQMQCNLERSEDKARWHLTLLLVLEDRLHRQLTYDLLPTDSPQDLASELVHYGFLHEVRWALQRGLAEGASGAGCAPPSPMPSSFRRTTG; this is encoded by the exons ATGGCGGCCCCTGAACCGGCGCCGAGGCTGGCCCGGGAGCGGGAGCGGGAGGACGAGAGCGAGGACGAGAGCGACATCCTGGAGGAGAGCCCGTGTGGTCGCTGGCAAAAGCGGCGGGAGGAG GTAAACCAGGGGAACATGCCAGGGCTTCAAAGCACCTTCCTAGCCATGGACACGGAGGAGGGGGTAGAGGTGGTGTGGAACGAGCTCCACTTCAGAGACAGAAAGGCCTTCGCGGCGCACGAG gaGAAGATCCAGACTGTGTTTGAGCAGCTGGTGCTGGTGGACCACCCCAACATCGTGAAGTTGCACAAGTATTGGCTGGATACCTCCGAGGCCTGCGCGAGG GTCATCTTCATCACAGAGTACGTGTCATCAGGCAGCCTCAagcaattcctcaaaaaaaccAAGAAGAACCACAAGGCCATGAACGCCCGG GCCTGGAAGCGCTGGTGCACGCAGATCCTGTCCGCGCTCAG CTTCCTGCACGCCTGCAGCCCCCCGATCATTCACGGGAACCTGACCAGCGACACCATCTTCATTCAGCACAATGGCCTCATCAAGATCGGCTCTG TGTGGCACCGAATCTTCTCCAATGGTAAGTGCGGACTCTGGGGGATGGGGTCCTGGAGAGGTCCCGCCCGCTCAGCCTTTGCGCCCTCCACAGCGCTGCCGCATGATCTCCGAAGCCCCATCCGCGCTGAGCGAGAGGAACTTCGGAACCTGCACTTCTTCCCCCCAGAGTACGGCG AGGTGGCCGATGGGACCGCTGTGGACATCTTCTCCTTTGGGATGTGTGCGCTGGAG ATGGCTGTGCTGGAGATCCAGGCCAACGGGGACACCCGGGTCACAGAGGAGGCCATTGCTCGTGCCAGGCACTCACTGAGTGACCCCAACATGCGG GAGTTCATCCTTTGCTGCCTGGCCCGGGACCCTGCCCGCCGGCCCTCTGCCCACAGCCTCCTCTTCCACCGCGTGCTCTTCGAGGTGCACTCGCTGAAGCTCCTAGCAGCCCACTGCTTTATCCAGCACCAGT ACCTCATGCCTGAGAACGTAGTGGAGGAGAAGACCAAGGCGGTGGACCTGCACGCAGTCTTGGCGGAGCTTCCCCGGCCCCGCAGGCCCCCGCTGCAGTGGCG GTACTCGGAAGTCTCCTTCATGGAGCTGGACAAATTCCTGGAGGATGTCAG GAATGGGATCTACCCACTGATGAACTTTGCAGCCACTCGGCCCCTGGGGCTGCCCCGGGTGCTAGCCCCACCCCTGGAGGAGGTCCAAAAGGCCAAGACCCCGACGCCAGAGCCCTTTGACTCTGAGACTAGGAAG GTCATCCAGATGCAGTGCAACCTGGAGAGAAGCGAGGACAAGGCGCGCTGGCAT CTCACTTTGCTTCTGGTGCTGGAGGACCGGCTGCACCGGCAGCTGACCTACGACCTGCTCCCAA CGGACAGCCCTCAGGACCTCGCCTCGGAGCTTGTGCACTACGGCTTCCTCCATGAGGTGCGCTGGGCGTTGCAGCGTGGCCTGGCGGAGGGGGCAAGCGGGGCAGGCTGTGCCCCTCCGTCCCCCATGCCTTCCTCCTTCCGCAGGACGACCGGATGA
- the NRBP2 gene encoding nuclear receptor-binding protein 2 isoform X9 has protein sequence MAAPEPAPRLAREREREDESEDESDILEESPCGRWQKRREEVNQGNMPGLQSTFLAMDTEEGVEVVWNELHFRDRKAFAAHEEKIQTVFEQLVLVDHPNIVKLHKYWLDTSEACARVIFITEYVSSGSLKQFLKKTKKNHKAMNARAWKRWCTQILSALSFLHACSPPIIHGNLTSDTIFIQHNGLIKIGSALPHDLRSPIRAEREELRNLHFFPPEYGEVADGTAVDIFSFGMCALEMAVLEIQANGDTRVTEEAIARARHSLSDPNMREFILCCLARDPARRPSAHSLLFHRVLFEVHSLKLLAAHCFIQHQYLMPENVVEEKTKAVDLHAVLAELPRPRRPPLQWRYSEVSFMELDKFLEDVRNGIYPLMNFAATRPLGLPRVLAPPLEEVQKAKTPTPEPFDSETRKVIQMQCNLERSEDKARWHLTLLLVLEDRLHRQLTYDLLPTDSPQDLASELVHYGFLHEDDRMKLAAFLESTFLKYRGAQA, from the exons ATGGCGGCCCCTGAACCGGCGCCGAGGCTGGCCCGGGAGCGGGAGCGGGAGGACGAGAGCGAGGACGAGAGCGACATCCTGGAGGAGAGCCCGTGTGGTCGCTGGCAAAAGCGGCGGGAGGAG GTAAACCAGGGGAACATGCCAGGGCTTCAAAGCACCTTCCTAGCCATGGACACGGAGGAGGGGGTAGAGGTGGTGTGGAACGAGCTCCACTTCAGAGACAGAAAGGCCTTCGCGGCGCACGAG gaGAAGATCCAGACTGTGTTTGAGCAGCTGGTGCTGGTGGACCACCCCAACATCGTGAAGTTGCACAAGTATTGGCTGGATACCTCCGAGGCCTGCGCGAGG GTCATCTTCATCACAGAGTACGTGTCATCAGGCAGCCTCAagcaattcctcaaaaaaaccAAGAAGAACCACAAGGCCATGAACGCCCGG GCCTGGAAGCGCTGGTGCACGCAGATCCTGTCCGCGCTCAG CTTCCTGCACGCCTGCAGCCCCCCGATCATTCACGGGAACCTGACCAGCGACACCATCTTCATTCAGCACAATGGCCTCATCAAGATCGGCTCTG CGCTGCCGCATGATCTCCGAAGCCCCATCCGCGCTGAGCGAGAGGAACTTCGGAACCTGCACTTCTTCCCCCCAGAGTACGGCG AGGTGGCCGATGGGACCGCTGTGGACATCTTCTCCTTTGGGATGTGTGCGCTGGAG ATGGCTGTGCTGGAGATCCAGGCCAACGGGGACACCCGGGTCACAGAGGAGGCCATTGCTCGTGCCAGGCACTCACTGAGTGACCCCAACATGCGG GAGTTCATCCTTTGCTGCCTGGCCCGGGACCCTGCCCGCCGGCCCTCTGCCCACAGCCTCCTCTTCCACCGCGTGCTCTTCGAGGTGCACTCGCTGAAGCTCCTAGCAGCCCACTGCTTTATCCAGCACCAGT ACCTCATGCCTGAGAACGTAGTGGAGGAGAAGACCAAGGCGGTGGACCTGCACGCAGTCTTGGCGGAGCTTCCCCGGCCCCGCAGGCCCCCGCTGCAGTGGCG GTACTCGGAAGTCTCCTTCATGGAGCTGGACAAATTCCTGGAGGATGTCAG GAATGGGATCTACCCACTGATGAACTTTGCAGCCACTCGGCCCCTGGGGCTGCCCCGGGTGCTAGCCCCACCCCTGGAGGAGGTCCAAAAGGCCAAGACCCCGACGCCAGAGCCCTTTGACTCTGAGACTAGGAAG GTCATCCAGATGCAGTGCAACCTGGAGAGAAGCGAGGACAAGGCGCGCTGGCAT CTCACTTTGCTTCTGGTGCTGGAGGACCGGCTGCACCGGCAGCTGACCTACGACCTGCTCCCAA CGGACAGCCCTCAGGACCTCGCCTCGGAGCTTGTGCACTACGGCTTCCTCCATGAG GACGACCGGATGAAGCTGGCCGCCTTCCTGGAGAGCACCTTCCTGAAGTACCGTGGGGCCCAGGCCTGA